From a region of the Rhipicephalus microplus isolate Deutch F79 chromosome X, USDA_Rmic, whole genome shotgun sequence genome:
- the LOC119162187 gene encoding nuclear pore complex protein Nup107 — MADFAAPGDSRPSRGTGNVSANFDATDMTAFTASVLATEHPAVIATAGLHADFMQAYIVHSTSQDVLTLIEKYASLCEGYLSKVRKVTEILASRKGQPVWMEAITCETLLTIELNTWMLTGSLLRDRLKADELMKEDADTTIFVDGSREASEWEIVEALMARDSFARRAQLVVDWLESCVAHQRGVGNDDERLECFAGRGSVWKNTLHHVKACADVGSAPSSYVTELDPDTPSRERLPINNRDYEDEVRLFRSVFFHLRAGQWQRAQELAADNGHYSLAAALEDWRPYHDPNNGSIMGADSMQPARGNLYQNLSKRACWEAASNPTCSLYERAVYGALCGNVQAMLPVCTTWEDKLWARMRAVVDVCVEQKLRTAMQQARSLEPQPPDYPCGRGMLEAVFRDLQAAAGVGETRGQKITHILQRGLVLDEAVSTIEEIHDWVSAQVIEPPLLFMRFLAHMVLFLRQVGRETDTGACSALFCTYVDRLFDEGHVPFVSTHAATPPASNQAAKYTQLAQPQNERPRRTGALP; from the coding sequence ATGGCAGACTTTGCTGCGCCCGGTGACAGCAGGCCTTCGCGTGGCACCGGCAATGTAAGCGCCAATTTCGATGCCACCGACATGACCGCTTTTACCGCGTCAGTGCTGGCGACCGAACATCCTGCGGTAATCGCTACTGCCGGCCTACACGCGGATTTCATGCAAGCGTACATTGTTCATAGTACTAGCCAAGACGTCCTCACGCTGATCGAGAAATACGCAAGCCTGTGCGAAGGTTACTTATCCAAAGTGAGAAAAGTGACTGAGATCTTGGCATCTCGCAAGGGCCAGCCGGTGTGGATGGAAGCCATTACGTGCGAAACATTGCTCACTATTGAGCTAAACACTTGGATGCTCACGGGTTCCCTCCTGCGTGACCGTCTCAAGGCGGACGAGTTAATGAAAGAAGATGCCGACACCACTATCTTTGTCGACGGATCTCGCGAAGCTAGCGAATGGGAAATCGTGGAGGCGCTTATGGCGAGAGACTCGTTCGCACGCCGGGCGCAACTAGTGGTCGACTGGTTGGAAAGCTGCGTGGCACATCAGCGCGGTGTGGGCAATGACGACGAAAGGCTCGAGTGCTTTGCGGGCAGAGGCTCCGTCTGGAAAAACACCCTGCACCATGTGAAGGCCTGCGCCGATGTCGGTAGTGCACCGTCGTCTTACGTGACTGAGCTGGACCCGGACACGCCCTCTAGGGAGCGGCTACCGATAAACAACCGCGACTATGAAGACGAAGTCCGCCTCTTCCGCAGCGTATTCTTTCACCTGCGAGCTGGCCAATGGCAGCGAGCTCAAGAGCTTGCTGCCGACAACGGTCATTATTCGCTAGCCGCTGCGCTCGAAGACTGGAGGCCCTACCACGACCCGAATAATGGCAGCATCATGGGCGCTGACTCCATGCAACCCGCCAGAGGCAACCTCTACCAGAACCTCTCGAAGCGCGCCTGCTGGGAAGCGGCGTCGAATCCCACGTGTTCTCTGTACGAGCGCGCCGTGTATGGTGCTCTGTGTGGAAACGTGCAAGCAATGCTGCCCGTGTGTACCACATGGGAGGACAAACTCTGGGCTCGCATGCGCGCTGTGGTCGACGTGTGCGTGGAGCAGAAGCTTCGCACTGCCATGCAGCAAGCTAGAAGCTTGGAACCGCAACCGCCGGACTATCCCTGTGGCCGTGGAATGCTTGAAGCCGTTTTCCGGgacctgcaggcggctgcgggtgtGGGTGAGACGCGAGGCCAAAAGATCACGCACATTCTGCAGAGAGGTTTGGTGCTGGACGAGGCTGTTTCCACGATCGAAGAGATACACGACTGGGTATCCGCGCAGGTGATTGAACCACCGCTTCTTTTCATGCGGTTTCTCGCTCACATGGTACTCTTCCTGCGACAAGTTGGCCGCGAGACCGACACTGGGGCGTGCAGCGCTCTTTTTTGCACCTACGTAGACAGGCTCTTCGACGAGGGCCATGTCCCCTTTGTTTCCACGCACGCAGCTACTCCACCGGCAAGCAACCAAGCCGCCAAGTACACGCAGCTTGCGCAGCCTCAAAACGAGAGACCCCGAAGAACAGGAGCTCTGCCTTGA